One Colias croceus chromosome 7, ilColCroc2.1 genomic window carries:
- the LOC123693452 gene encoding membrane alanyl aminopeptidase-like, which produces MMTGDKAVLQTNGAEEWVIFNHQQHGLYRVNYDEKTWNLIADALLEEPESIHYLNRAQVVDDVFALMRSGRMTYDFGFKILRFLRNEVNYHVLNPAISGYTWLRNRFAHMPETQSTFDAHILSYLEHAIDKLGFEPAANETATTSLTRQEVLHFACTMGHEGCVTESKNRFAAMRSGRWIDPRIRRNVYVVGIREGTVEDFNFLLNRFHSSNYANDQLEMLRGLGATRDPQLLTRYLELTLAKEVRSHDKVNSFNYALLGNRKNAVTVLQFVKNNIETIRKEYVEDAPPNPVHTALSNLAAYLDEEDLVEYESWLRTSQSSSAQFNTAISAINSARNNMAWGTANADIVLSATRSGATNVAISSTLLLIVALAMINF; this is translated from the exons ATGATGACGGGTGACAAGGCTGTGCTACAAACAAATGGTGCTGAAGAATGGGTTATTTTCAACCATCAACAACATG gtTTATATAGAGTCAATTACGACGAGAAGACGTGGAATTTAATAGCAGACGCCTTATTGGAGGAACCTGAATCTATTCACTATTTGAACAGAGCTCAA GTCGTGGACGACGTATTTGCTCTAATGAGGTCCGGAAGAATGACGTACGATTTCGGCTTCAAAATTCTTCGATTCCTTCGCAACGAGGTTAACTACCACGTTTTGAATCCCGCTATTTCTGGCTATACTTGGCTACGTAATCGCTTTGCGCATATGCCAGAAACGCAGTCTACTTTTGAT GCTCATATTCTTAGCTATTTGGAACACGCTATAGATAAACTAGGCTTTGAACCAGCCGCTAATGAAACTGCAACAACGAGTCTTACTCGGCAAGAAGTGCTGCATTTCGCTTGTACAATGGGACATGAAGGATGTGTAACAGAATCTAAAAATAGATTTGCTGCTATGCGAAGTGGTAGATG GATTGACCCTCGCATTCGACGTAATGTCTATGTAGTTGGTATCAGAGAGGGTACTGTTGAAGATTTTAACTTCCTCCTGAACCGTTTCCACTCATCAAACTACGCCAATGACCAGCTGGAGATGCTCAGAGGTTTAGGTGCGACACGGGACCCACAACTTTTGACgag ATACCTCGAGTTAACTCTGGCGAAAGAAGTAAGATCACATGATAAAGTTAACTCGTTTAATTATGCACTTTTGGGCAATAGAAAAAATGCTGTTACCGTTCTACAATTCGTGAAAAACAACATCGAAACTATAAGAAAAGA ATACGTAGAAGACGCACCACCAAACCCCGTGCACACAGCACTTTCCAATTTAGCCGCGTACTTGGATGAAGAAGATCTAGTTgag TATGAATCCTGGCTGCGCACCTCTCAAAGCAGTTCAGCACAGTTCAACACTGCGATATCCGCCATAAACTCTGCCCGTAACAACATGGCGTGGGGTACAGCAAATGCTGACATCGTTTTATCAGCAACCAGATCAGGAGCAACTAACGTAGCCATTTCGTCTACTTTGCTGTTGATTGTAGCTCTTGCGATGATTAATTTCTGA